AACCAATGGATGGAAGAAGCCGCCCGCCGACCCATTCCTCGGATGCTCTTTAGTGAGTTTTGGCATCAGGGTGAGTTGTGCATCCTGTTTGCCGATACCAACCTCGGCAAAAGCATACTGGCCGTGCAAATCGCCGATTCCATCAGTCGCGGAGTACCCATCGAAGGCTTTAAACTCGATGCGCCCAAGCAAAAAGTACTCTATTTTGATTTTGAAATGAGCGACAAGCAGTTTGAGAAACGCTACAGCATTAACTACCGCCACCATTATGCCTTTGACGATAATTTCCTGCGGATAGAAATAAACCCCAACTGCACCGATTTTGAACGCTTTGAAACCGCCCTGTTTAGCAGCATTGAGCGTGCCATAGCCACCCACAACGCCAAAGTACTGATAATTGACAACCTCACTTACTTAAAAACCCAAGCCACCGAAACCGCCAAAGAAGCCCTACCGCTGATGAAAAGCCTTAAAGAACTGAAAATGAAGCACAACCTTAGCATACTGGTAGTAGCCCACACCCCCAAACGCAGCCTTGCCAACCCCTTGACGGTAAACGATTTGGCAGGCAGTAAGCACCTTGCCAACTTTATTGACAGCCTGTTTGCCATTGGCCAAAGCTACCAAGACAAAACCCTGCGCTACCTGCTGCAACTAAAAGCCCGCGCCACCGAAATTATTTACAACGACCGCAACATAAAACTGTGCCGTATTACCCAGCCCCACAACTTCCTCGGCTTTGAGTTTATAGAGTATGGTGTAGAAAGGGAGCATTTGAGGCAGGAAGATTTAAACCATGATGAATTAGACTATCATATTACAGCCTTGAAGCTAGATGAACCTCAGCTATCACTGGGTGAAATAGCCCGAAGGCTTAATACTAATAAGATGCGGGTAAAGAGGGTTTTAGAGAGAAACGATATACCCCAATAATTTATAACCGTAACGTAACAGCATAGAGTAACGCAGTGTTGTTACGTTACGGTATTAGTCAATTTTTAGAATATATTCTACTGCGTTTAATGCCACAATGACATCGATTAAATTGCTAATTAGGCCATTTTGACAACATAAGGTTTATGGTTTGTAAATTGATAATTTTCACATAAACAATAAATTACAATACCTATGACCGATTTTAAAAAATGGATAACAGCTGTTATCGATGATGATGATGACTACAATGATGTTTGCGAGCTATTCCAAAGCATTAATAATCAAACCTCAAACACAAGGTTTGAATATGAGCAAAAAGGAAATATAATTTCTATAAAGGCTAAATGGGTGGATGACCCATTGATTTTGGTGACAGAAAAGCAAACAAACTATTTGTTAGACTACCTTAGAGAAAACTATATGGAAGGTATGGATGTAGAAAGCTATTGGAGTTATAAATA
The Bacteroidota bacterium DNA segment above includes these coding regions:
- a CDS encoding AAA family ATPase → MINNNRKMKEFTPITPNPITGHQQNPPQDLLIVRPANQWMEEAARRPIPRMLFSEFWHQGELCILFADTNLGKSILAVQIADSISRGVPIEGFKLDAPKQKVLYFDFEMSDKQFEKRYSINYRHHYAFDDNFLRIEINPNCTDFERFETALFSSIERAIATHNAKVLIIDNLTYLKTQATETAKEALPLMKSLKELKMKHNLSILVVAHTPKRSLANPLTVNDLAGSKHLANFIDSLFAIGQSYQDKTLRYLLQLKARATEIIYNDRNIKLCRITQPHNFLGFEFIEYGVEREHLRQEDLNHDELDYHITALKLDEPQLSLGEIARRLNTNKMRVKRVLERNDIPQ